The following proteins are co-located in the Chlorocebus sabaeus isolate Y175 chromosome 21, mChlSab1.0.hap1, whole genome shotgun sequence genome:
- the GNAI1 gene encoding guanine nucleotide-binding protein G(i) subunit alpha-1 isoform X1: protein MKIIHEAGYSEEECKQYKAVVYSNTIQSIIAIIRAMGRLKIDFGDSARADDARQLFVLAGAAEEGFMTAELAGVIKRLWKDSGVQACFNRSREYQLNDSAAYYLNDLDRIAQPNYIPTQQDVLRTRVKTTGIVETHFTFKDLHFKMFDVGGQRSERKKWIHCFEGVTAIIFCVALSDYDLVLAEDEEMNRMHESMKLFDSICNNKWFTDTSIILFLNKKDLFEEKIKKSPLTICYPEYAGSNTYEEAAAYIQCQFEDLNKRKDTKEIYTHFTCATDTKNVQFVFDAVTDVIIKNNLKDCGLF from the exons ATGAA AATTATCCATGAAGCTGGTTATTCAGAAGAGGAGTGTAAACAGTACAAAGCAGTCGTCTACAGTAACACCATCCAGTCGATTATTGCTATCATTAGGGCCATGGGGAGGTTGAAGATAGACTTTGGTGACTCAGCCCGGGCG GATGATGCACGCCAACTCTTTGTGCTAGCTGGAGCTGCTGAAGAAGGCTTTATGACTGCAGAACTTGCTGGAGTTATAAAGAGATTGTGGAAAGATAGTGGTGTACAAGCCTGTTTCAACAGATCCCGAGAGTACCAGCTTAATGATTCTGCAGCATA ctATTTGAATGACTTGGACAGAATAGCTCAGCCAAATTACATCCCGACTCAACAAGATGTTCTCAGAACTAGAGTGAAAACTACAGGAATTGTTGAAACCCATTTTACTTTCAAAGATCTTCATTTTAA AATGTTTGATGTGGGAGGTCAGAGATCTGAGCGGAAGAAGTGGATTCATTGCTTCGAAGGAGTGACGGCAATCATCTTCTGTGTAGCACTGAGTGACTACGACCTGGTTCTAGCTGAAGATGAAGAAATG aATCGAATGCATGAAAGCATGAAGTTGTTTGACAGCATATGTAACAACAAGTGGTTTACAGATACATCCATTATACTTTTTCTAAACAAGAAGGATCTCTTTGAAGAAAAAATCAAGAAGAGCCCTCTCACTATATGCTATCCAGAATATGCAG GATCAAACACATATGAAGAGGCAGCTGCATATATTCAGTGTCAGTTTGAAGACCTCAATAAAAGAAAGGACACAAAGGAAATATACACCCACTTCACATGTGCCACAGATACTAAGAATGTGCAGTTTGTTTTTGATGCTGTAACAGATGTCATcataaaaaataatctaaaagatTGTGGTCTCTTCTAA